The genomic window TTATTATTCTTTCAAGGCTATACACAACAAGAAGCTGCAGAAGAATTATCGATTCCGTTAGGAACGATCAAGACACACAACAGAAATTGCATTAATGATTTAAGAACTTATCTAAAAGTATAATGGACACGAAACAATATATAGAAACCGGGATTTTAGAACTCTATGTTTATGGTTTGCTCTCCGAAACCGAAAACACAGAAGTGAGCCAATTGGCACAAAAACATCCAGAAATCGAAGCCGAAATTGTTTCAATTGAAAAAGCAATTGTGAACTTATCGACTAGTTTTTCTCCGTTTTTATCTGCCGAAAATTTTGAAAAAATCAAAGCTAAATTAGATTTGAAACATTCAAAAGTGATTCCAATGAAATCAATATCTAATAGAAACCAATATATAGGTTGGGCAGCTGCTGCTATCCTTTTTGTTGGAGTTGGGTATCAATATCTGCAATTATCCGAAACTAAAAACTTGGTAGCAACTACCGAAAAAGAAAAAGCAAATTTGCAAGAGAACGTTGCTAGTTTAGAACTTAAAAACAAGCAAACAACAACCGCTTTGACTGTAGTTCGTGATACAAAAAATACGGTAATTACTCTTGGAGGTCAAGCAGTTTCGCCAACATCGTCAGCTAAAATTTACTGGAACAAAGAAACCGAAGTGGTTTATGTAGATGCCAGCGGTTTGCCAGAACCACCAGAAGGAATGGTGTACCAAATTTGGTCTTTAAAATTACAACCACAACTGACTCCAACAAGCATTGGTTTACTGTCTGACTTTACTGCCAATAAAGAAAGAATATTTGCTGTAGAAAAAACAAGCGATGCCGAAGCCTTTGGAATTACATTAGAACCAGCAGGCGGAAGCAAATCGCCAACAATGGAACAATTATATACTTTGGGGAAAGTGTAAACCTAAAACTGTTTTAAATAAAAAAGCTTCCAATTGTAATGATTGAAGGCTTTTTTATTTGGTTGAAAAATTGTCAGAGATTTTCAATCAATAGAAATTAAAAAATGATATCAAAGCAGTATCATTTTTTCACCATATAAGGCATATAAGTTCATTTAAATTTTGTGTAAATAACTTATATGAACTTATATGCCTTATATGGTAAAATTTAAAAGTCTAATTGTTTAGAGCTAATTATTTCTTACTCTTTTTACTGTAATATTTCCTGTATTTTGGATACGTTATCGCACCTAAAATTGAAATAACTAGTATTGATTGCCAGATCCAATCCAATGATTTTGCTTCTCCACTGGCATAAGAATGCAAACCTACCAAGTGGAAATTTACCCCAAAATAAGTAAACAAAATTGACAGGAAAGCAAAAACACTCATTAGATTGAAAATCCATTTTCCTCTTAAAGCTGGAACAAAACGAGCGTGAATCACAAACGCATATACCATAATACTAATCAATGCCCAAGTTTCTTTTGGATCCCAACCCCAATAACGACCCCAACTTTCGTTCGCCCATTGTCCACCTAAAAAGTTACCAATAGTCAACATAATCAAACCAATAGTCAATGCCATTTCGTTGATGTATGATATTTCAAGGATATTGAGTTCCATTTTGGCTTTATTTTTTTCATTGGTAAACAAAATCAACAATAGCGAAACAACTCCTAAAATCATTCCCAAAGCAAATGGGCCGTAACTTGCCACAATAATCGCTACGTGAATCATCAACCAATAGGAATTCAGAACAGGTTGCAAATTAGCAATTTCAGGATCGATCCAGTTCATGTAAGCCGCTGTCAGAATCATTGCAGTTACAAAAGCAGAAGATGCCACAGTCAATTTCGATTTAATGTCGAATGCCAATCCAAAAAACATTGTTGCCCAAGCCACATAAATGATAGATTCATACGCATTACTCCAAGGTGCATGACCCGAAATATACCAACGGGCGATTAAAGCCAGTGTATGCAAAACAAAAAGCAAACCGATAATAACATGCATCGTGTTGACCAAAATAGTCAGTACTTTTCTTTCTTTGAATATTTTAAGAATCGTAAATAACAACATCAAAATAGCAGCTGTAAGATACCAATAAGGGAGTTTTTGGAACACATCATATTGGTTATATAGTATTTCCATAGAGATTTTATCTTCACTTGGACGAACCTTGCTCCCGTATTTTCTCTGGAAACCATTCAAACTTTCTAATAATCCATCTGCATCTTTATAATTACCAGAAACCGTAGCTTGATCTAATGCTGCAAAGTAAAGTTGCAAAATATTTTGAGTGTACATTGATGCCATTCCTTGCAAATGAGCCTGTCCTAATTCAGGATAAGAAATCCATTTATTATTAGCATTGTTAGGAATTGGAAAAATCTTAAGGATACTGCCACTCAAGGCATCGTTCATCAAGTTGATTTTCTTGTCCGTCTCTACAAAATCTTTTTCAAACTGATTCGGATTGGCAGTTTTGTAGGCAGCATCCAAATATTTGGCTAATTTATAATTCCCAAACTTATCGAAAAAGGATACGAATGACGCATATTTAGCTTTAGAATCTACGCCAATAATTTTACGAATACTATCATTTCCGCTTTTCATATAAATCATCGGAACGTGAATCCAAACGCTACCTTCCTTTGTCATAGAAAGCAAAACCTGATCGGGATTCATTCCGTTATACGAATTTTCATGACTCACTTTTCGCAACAATTCAGACGAAAAAGTATTGATTGGTTTCATTCTTCCGCCCGCATCTTGAATAATCAATCGCCCAAATTTAGCTGCGTGTGCCTCTGATACTTTACGCTTGTTAAGAATAGAATCGACTTGTTTTGCCGTTGGTACAATTATTTCTGGAGCTACTGTACTTTCCGTACTTACAGGTGCTTCGTGATGGTGTCCTGGAGCATTGTGATCGTGATTGTGGTCGTGCTCTTGTGCAAAAGCATTAAAACTCAACAATAAAATCAATATCGTAATTAGCTTGTCTTTTTTGGTTTTTACCACTTCTAATTTTCGTTTCAAATCAGCAAAACGAGAATGCTTGGTAAACATGATTGCCATCAATGCAAAATACAACAAATAATACCCAAAATAAGTAATATTTGTTCCCCAAAAATCATGATTTACAGACAATACAGTTCCTTTTTCATCTGGATCAAATTGAGATTGAAAAAATCGGTAGCCTTCGTAATCCAAAATATTATTCATAAAAATTCTAGCATCAAAAGTTTCGGTACTATCCTGAACGGTAACTTTACTTTCAAACGAGGAATAACTTTTCTCGGTTCCAGGATATTTTTGAGCTATAAAATCATTTAATTTAATGCTAAACGGCAAAATGTATTCTTTGCTTCCGAAGAAAAAAGTATAATCTACTTTCCCTATTTTAACCGATTTAGACTGACCTGATTTTCCTTTAGACCCTAATAATTTAATTGTTTTCTCTTGTCCTTCGGCAGTCAATTTTAGTACCAACGCATCTTCACTTCCTTTGGCTTTAAAATCATTTTTAGATTCATAATCGACACTTCCTTTCATTGCAGGATCAGGAAAAACAAAACGTTTTTCGCCAACGCTGTAAAGGGAACGCATCATCAAGGGTTGTTCCACATCTTTGACAACTTTGCCTTTTAGCTGATCAGCCATTCGCATAAAATCACCTTCAAACGGCATTTGAATCGTAGAAACACCATTTTTTATAGTAATATTAATAGCGCCTGCTGTAAATTTGTTCAACGTAAAAAGTACGTTATGAATGTTTTGAATTTCTCCTTCTTTCAAAAAATGTTCTTCACGTCCGCCCTGACCTGCTTCAACTAATTTTAGGTACAAAACGCCTTTTGGATCGGGTTTGATTACTTCTTTTGCCCCCATAATAAAGTTCTCATATTCCACTTTAAATGGAATGTCTGCAAAATTTTCAGCAATAGAAAAATTATTATTAGTTACTGGCGAAAGCAATAATGGTTTTTCATAAACTCGGCGTTTCATTTCGCCTTTGTATTCGCCATCGGCAAAAATGGTTAGGTACATTTTATCCGAATAAAATTTATTTTCCGAAGCGCCTTCGCGAATTGGCATCATTCCTTCATAACTAATATATCGGGTAATAAAAGCCCCTGTGAGGATAAAAATAAAAGACAAATGCAGCAATAAAGTGGCCCATTTCTCTTTTTTTAATAATTGGTAACGCTGAATATTTCCAAAAAAATTGATTAGAAAAAACACCATAATTACTTCAAACCACCAAGCGTTATATATCCAAATTCTAGCGGTATCAGTATTGTATTTGCTTTCGATAAAAGTTCCAACACCCATTGCAACTGCAAAAGTCAGGAAAAGTATTGCCATTAATCGAGTGGAAAATAAAATGGAAGTAAATTTAGTATTCATTTATGAAGAATTACGTTTTGTAAAAGTGGTACAAAAGTACTCAAAAATGTTGAGTTGCAAATTTTGACGTTTGTTAATTAAAACCAAAAATAGAGATGACAATCTTTTAAAATAGTTAACAGAGATTTCACAAACTTACACAGATTGATTTGTGAAATTTTGTGATGAAATTTTTTTTTGGAATCCGTTAGAAATACACTTATCAATCAAGGCATTCGCTTTTAGATTAAACGCAAAATCATACCGCAGATTTGCAGATTTTTACTGTATAATTCAGAAAAAATTAACGCAGATTTTTGAATTAGTGAAATAAAACAGCACTATATTTATTTTTAAAATCTGCGAATCTGCGGTGGAATTTTAAAAGCGAATGCCGTGCTTATTAACATTTAACTTTTTTGCTTAATTTTGCAGAATGGTTAAAGTAATACTTATCGGTTCTGGAAATGTTGCTCAACATTTGATTAAGGCTTTCGCCAAAAGCGAAAAAATCGATGTCATACAAGCATTTTCAAGACAAAAACAAGCCCTCACTCACCTAGTCGATGCTGATAAAATTACCAACAATTTCAAAGATTTGACAGAAGCTGATTTGTACATCATAGCCGTTTCTGACGATGCTATTGCTGAAGTTTCATCCCAATTGCCTTTCGAAAATCGTTTGGTGGTGCATACTTCAGGAAGTGTTTCTTTAGACGCTTTGGACAAAAAAAACAGAAACGGAATTTTCTATCCTTTACAAACTTTTTCGAAAAAGGCAGATGTCGATTTTAGTCAAATTCCACTTTGTTTGGAATGCGAAAATGAAACCGATTTTGAATTATTGAAAAATCTAGCCGAAATAATTTCAGATAAAGTATATGAAATCAATTCCGAACAGCGGAAAGCATTGCACGTTTCGGCCGTTTTTGTAAATAATTTTGTGAATCATCTGTATCAAATGGGAAATAAAATCTGTACAGAAAATAATGTTCCTTTTGAGATTTTGAAACCTTTAATTCAGGAAACAGCAAATAAAATCATGACCCTTTCGCCAAACGAAGCACAAACTGGTCCAGCGATTCGAAATGACAAACAAACCATTGCCAGTCATTTGGATTTTTTATTAGACGAAAATCAAAAAAACATCTATCAAATACTAACACAATCTATACAAAATAATGGCAAAAAGCTATAAAGAAATAATGAACGACATCACGACTTTTGTATTCGATGTTGATGGCGTACTTACGGATGGTTCCGTTTTTGTAACCAATGAAGGTGAAATGCTTCGAACCATGAATATTCGTGATGGTTTTGCGTTGAAAGTGGCTGTAGAAAGCGGTTATAACATTTGCATAATTTCGGGAGGAAGTAACGAAGGTGTTCGCATTCGATTGAAAAATCTAGGAATAATAAATATTCACTTGGGTTCGCCAGATAAGGTAAAAACCTTTAAAGCATACACCCAAATAAATAATATCAATGCCGAACAAGTTCTCTATATGGGCGACGATATTCCGGATTATAATGTGATGCAATTGGTTGGATTGCCTAGTTGTCCTCAAGATGCTTGTCCAGAAATCAAGACTATTTCCCGTTACATTTCGCACATAAATGGCGGAAAAGGTGCTGTTCGTGATGTGATCGAACAAGTAATGCGAGTGCAAGGAAAATGGAATACCTATTTTGATGGAAAACTAGATTAGTATTCAGTGGTCAGTAATCAGATTGCAGATTGTGTACTTCCAAAAAAATTAACCTTGCTGAAACAATCTAAAATCTAAATTCAGAAATCTAAAATTGCTTGCAAAAACAATCTAAACTCATAAATCTAAAATTAAATTTAAAATGATAAAAACAGTAATTTTTGATATGGATGGCGTAATCGTTGATACGGAACCCGTTCACAGTTATGCTTATTTTCAACATTTTGCCGAATTAAACATTGATGTTTCCAAGGATATGTTCACTACATTTATGGGAAATTCGACCCGAAATACGTTTCAAAAACTAAAAAATTTATTCCCAATAGAACAAGAAGTTGAAGATTTGATTCAAAGAAAACGAACCATTTTTAACGATGCTTTTGACAATAAAGAAGATTTGTATTTAATTGAAGGTGTTGAAAAATTAATTCAGGATTTGCACAGCAATGGAATGCAATTAATTTTAGCTTCATCGGCAGCAAAAGTAACAATTGACAGAGTTTTCAAGCGATTCAATTTACACCAATATTTCACTCATATTGTGAGCGGAGAAGATTTTCCTAATTCAAAACCCGATCCAGCTATTTTTGAATATGCTGCTAGTTTGTCTGTAGCTCCAAAAGAAAACTGCATCATTATAGAAGACAGTACTAACGGTGTAAAAGCAGCAAAAGCAGCAGGGATTTTTTGTGTGGGTTATAACAGTGTCAATTCTAAATTGCAAGATATATCAATGGCAGATGTTAAAATCAATAATTTTGACGAATTGAATTTTGAAATAATCTCAAATTACTAACTTCAATTAGCTAATAATTAACACTTTTTGATTCTTTGAATTTGTAATTTTGAAAAAACTAAATTTTATACTATGAAAAAAATAATCTTCCTACTAGCAATGATGATTGCTAACTATGTGACAGAAGCCCAAGTAAAAACACCGCAAGCGAGTCCGAAATCGACTTTAATACAAGTGGTAGGTTTGACTAATGTAGAAGTTGTTTATTCCAGACCTAGTGCTAGAGGTCGTGATGTATTCAATAATTTAGTGCCCTTTGGCAAATTATGGAGAACTGGCGCTAATGAAAACACCACAGTTTCATTTAGCGATGATGTTACAATTGATGGCAAAATCTTACCAAAAGGAAAATATGCTTTATACACCAATCCAAGGGCTGATAACTGGGAGGTCTATTTTTACACAGCTACAGATAATTGGGGAACACCACAAACTTGGGATGAATCTAAAATTGCTTTGAAAACAACAGTAAAATCTCAACATTTAGATAAATTTGTAGAAAGTTTTACTATTGGAATTGATAATTTAGATAACAATTTTGCTAATCTAGAATTGTCTTGGGAAAACACTATTGCTAGTATAAAATTTGAAGTTCCAACCCAAAAAATTGCAACGGCAAGTATCGAAAAAGCATTGGCAGGACCGACAGCAGCTGATTATTATGCCTCTTCACAATACCTATTTCAATCGAATGGTGATTTAGCTAAATCATTGACTTATATCGACAAATCATTGGAAATGAGCAAAGAAAAACCTTTTTATTACTATCGCCTGAAATCATTAATTCAAGCTAAAAAAGGAGACAAACAAGGAGCAATCGAAACTGCAAAAATCTCGTTAGCTGGTGCCGAAGCTGCCAAAAATCAAGATTATATCAAAATGAATAAAGACAGTATTGCCGATTGGAGCAAGAAATAATAGGTATCAATATTAACCAAAAATCCCGTTTTGATTCATTTTTCAAAACGGGATTTTTTTATGCTTCTTGAAATTCATTTTTGCTGAAAAGAGTAAACTGCATGAGGATAGACAAAACTATAGTCAACAATGCTCCAATGAAATTGAGCCATAAATAGCCTAATTTTTCTTCGCCACTTGGATAGATAAAAATGAAAAAATAATAAATAATAAAAATGGTTATTTGACTAATTACCGCACTATAAAATATTGCTTTTGCTTGAACGTACTTGATATAAAATCCAACCAAAAAAATCCCCAAAACCGTTCCATAAAAAACAGATCCAACAATGTTTACTAATTGAATCAGGTTTTCGAACAAAGTTCCAATACTGGCAAAAAGTATAGCTACCACTCCCCAAAACAAGGTAAAAAACTTGGTTACATTTACGTAATGCCGTTCTGATTTTTCTTCTTTTACATTTCGTTTATAAATATCAATCGCAGAAGTTGATGCCAAGGCGTTCAATCCAGAAGCTGTAGAAGACATGGCAGCTGAAATAATTACCGCTAATAATAAACCTATCAATCCTTTAGGTAAATAGTGCAGAATAAAATGAAAAAAAACATAATCTTTATCATTAGTTTCACTATTACTGTCTGCTTTTTGAATAATTTCTTTAGCACGATCTCTCAAATCTTTTTCTCTACTGGATAACGCAACTAATTCTTTTCGCAAAATAGGATTATCATAATCCTGATTCAATTGGTCAATGTACAATAAGTTGATTACTTTTTTATCTTCAGACAAAGCATCTAGTTTTTTTTCAAGCGAATGGTATTCGTTTTTAAAAGCTGATTTTTCTATTAAAGCTTTGTTGTTGGGATTAAAATTCAATGGAACTGGATTGAACTGAAAAAACACAAAAACCATCACTCCTGTAAGCAAGATAAAAAACTGCATGGGTACTTTAAGTAAGCCATTCATTATCAATCCCATTTGGCTTTCACGAACTGATTTTCCAGATAAATAGCGTCCTACCTGCGATTGATCGGTACCAAAATAAGCCAATGCCAAGAAAAAACCGCCCGTAATTCCGCTCCAAAAAGTATATTTCTCTTCTGGATCAAACGAAAAATCTACAATATCCATTTTGTCATTTGCCCCAGCAATATGCAAAGCGTTACTAAAAGTCATATCGTTAGGCAAATAATACAAAATCAAAAAGAATGTGATAAACATACCTGACATAATCACAAACATTTGCTGTTTTTGGGTCACGTTGACCGCTTTGGTTCCTCCCGAAAAAGTGTAAATGATTACCAAAACTCCAATCACAATATTCATGATGGTAAGATTCCAACCCAATAATGCCGACAAAATAATCGCTGGCGCATAAATCGTCAATCCGGTTCCTAAACCTCTTTGTACTAAAAATAAAATGGCTGCTAGAGAACGGGTTTTTAAATCAAATCGTTTTTCGAGGTATTCGTAAGCGGTAAAAACTCGGTATTTGTGATACAAAGGAATAAAGGTCAAACAAATAACCACCATAGCCATGGGCAAACCAAAATAGAATTGTAGAAATCCCATTCCGTCGTGATAAGCCTGTCCTGGAGTGGAAAGAAAAGTAATCGCACTGGCTTGTGTCGCCATAACCGAAAGTCCCACAGTGTACCAAGGTGTTTCGTTGCTTCCGAGGATGTAATCTTCTACATTCTTGCTTCCTTGCGTTTTCCAAACACCATAAATCACTATAAATAGCAAGGTAATAATTAGAACAATCCAATCGAATAATTGCATAATTTTAGGAGTAAAGTTGCATTAAAAAAACAAAAATCAAAATGTAAATGGCATTGGCTACTAAAACCCAAGTGTAGCTTTTTTTCCAATTATAAACTTTTTTAATATTCATAGCTTTTTGTTTTATTAAAGACTAAAGCAATCGCATCAATAAGTTGAACACGAGCTGTGCAAATTTACACGAAAAAATAGGTTTTCAAGTTGCACTAATTATTAAAATCATCATAAATTGTATATTGAAGTACAAATCAATTTTTCAACGAAATCATATTTGCCATTAATTTGTAAGCACCCAAAACGCCTTCGGGTAATTCCCTAAAGAAGCTTAAACCAGTATAAATATAATATCCATTTCCATAAGGAGCTAACAACAAAGCACCATTTTTAGGACTTTCGCCTTTGTCGTTAGAAGATAAAATAGGCACAAAAGCAGCATCAAAATCATTAGGATAATACAATCCTTGTTCTTGTTTCCAACCCTTAAAATCTTTTGCTGTAATTTTATTTGGCGAATTCAAAACTCGGTGATCAGGAGCCAAAAATCGAACTTCAGCATTTTCTTCTGTTACTCTATCTCCAGAAAGTTTCAACGGAAATGGAGCAATATTTTCAGTTATTAATTCTTTTGGTGTGTTGTATTGCACCAGCATTGTCTTACCACTTTTAACAAAATCAAAAAGGATAGTTTGCTTATTTGCTAACTCTTTGATAGTGTTATAGGCACGAACTCCTGTCATTACTACATCAAAATTAAGCAATTTTTCAGGGGTAATTTCTTTAGGATTTAACAGCGTGACTTTATACCCCATTTGCTTCAAACTATTCGGAACTTCATCGCCTGCTCCCATGATGTATGCAATTCTCTCATTATTCGTTTTCAAATCCAAACGAATAAATTTTGATTCTGAAAATTTTAGCACTTGCTGGTTCGAAATATGATCGTAGTCGATAATAATTTGGTCTTGGTCATAGCGTTTGCCATCCACAATAGCCACACTTTTGGCGATTGCTTCCTCTTCCGAATCTGGAGGTGTCACTTCAAAATGAACGTTTTTTTGATGTCCTTTTTTATCCAAACTAAAAGGAATTGATTTGGGCGAAACTATCCAATTTTCAGGTAATTCGAGTTGTAATTCTCCTTTTACAGCATCTTTTCCCGCTTTAATTTTTACAGTAATTCTTTTCTTTTTAGTATTCGTAAAAAGCAATACTTTATCGGAAATACTGGTTGTTGCCGCAGGAATAATATCCAAATAATTGTACATCTCTCCTTTTACATTGTCGTTGTATTTGTAAACCACAGTGCGCTCAAACGGGATTTCAACTCCATTAATAAGAATAGTAAAAACGACTTTTACCTCTCGAATAATGTCTGGAATTCCAATATTTTTTTGATCCGAAACACTATACATCCCATCCGTTCCTTTTT from Flavobacterium eburneipallidum includes these protein-coding regions:
- a CDS encoding anti-sigma factor, which encodes MDTKQYIETGILELYVYGLLSETENTEVSQLAQKHPEIEAEIVSIEKAIVNLSTSFSPFLSAENFEKIKAKLDLKHSKVIPMKSISNRNQYIGWAAAAILFVGVGYQYLQLSETKNLVATTEKEKANLQENVASLELKNKQTTTALTVVRDTKNTVITLGGQAVSPTSSAKIYWNKETEVVYVDASGLPEPPEGMVYQIWSLKLQPQLTPTSIGLLSDFTANKERIFAVEKTSDAEAFGITLEPAGGSKSPTMEQLYTLGKV
- the ccsA gene encoding cytochrome c biogenesis protein codes for the protein MNTKFTSILFSTRLMAILFLTFAVAMGVGTFIESKYNTDTARIWIYNAWWFEVIMVFFLINFFGNIQRYQLLKKEKWATLLLHLSFIFILTGAFITRYISYEGMMPIREGASENKFYSDKMYLTIFADGEYKGEMKRRVYEKPLLLSPVTNNNFSIAENFADIPFKVEYENFIMGAKEVIKPDPKGVLYLKLVEAGQGGREEHFLKEGEIQNIHNVLFTLNKFTAGAINITIKNGVSTIQMPFEGDFMRMADQLKGKVVKDVEQPLMMRSLYSVGEKRFVFPDPAMKGSVDYESKNDFKAKGSEDALVLKLTAEGQEKTIKLLGSKGKSGQSKSVKIGKVDYTFFFGSKEYILPFSIKLNDFIAQKYPGTEKSYSSFESKVTVQDSTETFDARIFMNNILDYEGYRFFQSQFDPDEKGTVLSVNHDFWGTNITYFGYYLLYFALMAIMFTKHSRFADLKRKLEVVKTKKDKLITILILLLSFNAFAQEHDHNHDHNAPGHHHEAPVSTESTVAPEIIVPTAKQVDSILNKRKVSEAHAAKFGRLIIQDAGGRMKPINTFSSELLRKVSHENSYNGMNPDQVLLSMTKEGSVWIHVPMIYMKSGNDSIRKIIGVDSKAKYASFVSFFDKFGNYKLAKYLDAAYKTANPNQFEKDFVETDKKINLMNDALSGSILKIFPIPNNANNKWISYPELGQAHLQGMASMYTQNILQLYFAALDQATVSGNYKDADGLLESLNGFQRKYGSKVRPSEDKISMEILYNQYDVFQKLPYWYLTAAILMLLFTILKIFKERKVLTILVNTMHVIIGLLFVLHTLALIARWYISGHAPWSNAYESIIYVAWATMFFGLAFDIKSKLTVASSAFVTAMILTAAYMNWIDPEIANLQPVLNSYWLMIHVAIIVASYGPFALGMILGVVSLLLILFTNEKNKAKMELNILEISYINEMALTIGLIMLTIGNFLGGQWANESWGRYWGWDPKETWALISIMVYAFVIHARFVPALRGKWIFNLMSVFAFLSILFTYFGVNFHLVGLHSYASGEAKSLDWIWQSILVISILGAITYPKYRKYYSKKSKK
- a CDS encoding Rossmann-like and DUF2520 domain-containing protein — translated: MVKVILIGSGNVAQHLIKAFAKSEKIDVIQAFSRQKQALTHLVDADKITNNFKDLTEADLYIIAVSDDAIAEVSSQLPFENRLVVHTSGSVSLDALDKKNRNGIFYPLQTFSKKADVDFSQIPLCLECENETDFELLKNLAEIISDKVYEINSEQRKALHVSAVFVNNFVNHLYQMGNKICTENNVPFEILKPLIQETANKIMTLSPNEAQTGPAIRNDKQTIASHLDFLLDENQKNIYQILTQSIQNNGKKL
- a CDS encoding KdsC family phosphatase — its product is MAKSYKEIMNDITTFVFDVDGVLTDGSVFVTNEGEMLRTMNIRDGFALKVAVESGYNICIISGGSNEGVRIRLKNLGIINIHLGSPDKVKTFKAYTQINNINAEQVLYMGDDIPDYNVMQLVGLPSCPQDACPEIKTISRYISHINGGKGAVRDVIEQVMRVQGKWNTYFDGKLD
- a CDS encoding HAD family hydrolase, with product MIKTVIFDMDGVIVDTEPVHSYAYFQHFAELNIDVSKDMFTTFMGNSTRNTFQKLKNLFPIEQEVEDLIQRKRTIFNDAFDNKEDLYLIEGVEKLIQDLHSNGMQLILASSAAKVTIDRVFKRFNLHQYFTHIVSGEDFPNSKPDPAIFEYAASLSVAPKENCIIIEDSTNGVKAAKAAGIFCVGYNSVNSKLQDISMADVKINNFDELNFEIISNY
- a CDS encoding DUF2911 domain-containing protein, with the protein product MKKIIFLLAMMIANYVTEAQVKTPQASPKSTLIQVVGLTNVEVVYSRPSARGRDVFNNLVPFGKLWRTGANENTTVSFSDDVTIDGKILPKGKYALYTNPRADNWEVYFYTATDNWGTPQTWDESKIALKTTVKSQHLDKFVESFTIGIDNLDNNFANLELSWENTIASIKFEVPTQKIATASIEKALAGPTAADYYASSQYLFQSNGDLAKSLTYIDKSLEMSKEKPFYYYRLKSLIQAKKGDKQGAIETAKISLAGAEAAKNQDYIKMNKDSIADWSKK
- a CDS encoding sodium:solute symporter, whose translation is MQLFDWIVLIITLLFIVIYGVWKTQGSKNVEDYILGSNETPWYTVGLSVMATQASAITFLSTPGQAYHDGMGFLQFYFGLPMAMVVICLTFIPLYHKYRVFTAYEYLEKRFDLKTRSLAAILFLVQRGLGTGLTIYAPAIILSALLGWNLTIMNIVIGVLVIIYTFSGGTKAVNVTQKQQMFVIMSGMFITFFLILYYLPNDMTFSNALHIAGANDKMDIVDFSFDPEEKYTFWSGITGGFFLALAYFGTDQSQVGRYLSGKSVRESQMGLIMNGLLKVPMQFFILLTGVMVFVFFQFNPVPLNFNPNNKALIEKSAFKNEYHSLEKKLDALSEDKKVINLLYIDQLNQDYDNPILRKELVALSSREKDLRDRAKEIIQKADSNSETNDKDYVFFHFILHYLPKGLIGLLLAVIISAAMSSTASGLNALASTSAIDIYKRNVKEEKSERHYVNVTKFFTLFWGVVAILFASIGTLFENLIQLVNIVGSVFYGTVLGIFLVGFYIKYVQAKAIFYSAVISQITIFIIYYFFIFIYPSGEEKLGYLWLNFIGALLTIVLSILMQFTLFSKNEFQEA